A single genomic interval of Streptomyces sp. NBC_00663 harbors:
- a CDS encoding acyl-CoA dehydrogenase family protein: MDHRLSPELEELRRTVEEFAHDVVAPKIADYYEHHEFPYDIVREMGRMGLFGLPFPEEYGGMGGDYLALGIALEELARVDSSVAITLEAGVSLGAMPLHLYGTEAQKREWLPRLCAGETLGAFGLTEPDGGSDAGATRTTAKLDPATNEWVINGTKCFITNSGTDITGLVTVTAVTGRKPDGKPLISSIIVPSGTPGFTVAAPYSKVGWNASDTRELSFVDVRVPAANLLGEEGRGYAQFLRILDEGRIAIAALATGLAQGCVDESVKYAKERHAFGKPIGANQAIQFKIADMEMKAHTARLAWRDAASRLVSGEPFKKEAALAKLYSSTIAVDNARDATQVHGGYGFMNEYPVARMWRDSKILEIGEGTSEVQRMLIARELGLVG; the protein is encoded by the coding sequence ATGGACCACCGACTCTCCCCCGAACTCGAAGAACTCCGCCGCACGGTGGAGGAGTTCGCGCATGACGTAGTCGCTCCCAAGATCGCCGACTATTACGAACACCACGAGTTCCCGTACGACATCGTCCGCGAGATGGGCCGCATGGGCCTGTTCGGACTGCCGTTCCCCGAGGAGTACGGCGGCATGGGCGGCGACTACCTGGCGCTCGGCATCGCCCTGGAGGAACTGGCGCGGGTCGACTCATCGGTGGCGATCACGCTGGAGGCCGGGGTCTCCCTGGGCGCGATGCCCCTCCATCTCTACGGCACGGAGGCCCAGAAGCGGGAGTGGCTGCCCCGCCTCTGCGCGGGCGAGACCCTGGGCGCGTTCGGCCTGACGGAACCGGACGGCGGCAGCGACGCGGGCGCGACGCGCACGACGGCGAAGCTGGACCCGGCCACGAACGAATGGGTGATCAACGGCACGAAGTGCTTCATCACCAACTCGGGCACGGACATCACGGGCCTGGTGACGGTGACGGCGGTGACGGGCCGCAAGCCCGACGGCAAGCCGCTGATCTCGTCGATCATCGTCCCGTCGGGCACGCCGGGCTTCACGGTGGCGGCGCCGTACTCGAAGGTCGGCTGGAACGCGTCGGACACCCGGGAGTTGTCGTTCGTCGACGTCCGCGTCCCGGCGGCGAACCTCCTGGGCGAGGAGGGCCGAGGCTACGCCCAGTTCTTGAGGATTCTCGACGAGGGCCGCATCGCGATCGCGGCCCTGGCCACGGGCCTGGCGCAAGGCTGTGTGGACGAGTCGGTCAAGTACGCCAAGGAACGCCACGCCTTCGGCAAGCCCATCGGCGCCAACCAGGCCATCCAGTTCAAGATCGCCGACATGGAGATGAAGGCCCACACGGCCCGCCTCGCCTGGCGCGACGCCGCATCGAGGCTGGTCTCGGGCGAGCCCTTCAAGAAGGAGGCGGCCCTCGCCAAGCTCTACTCCTCGACGATCGCGGTGGACAACGCCCGAGACGCCACACAGGTCCACGGCGGCTACGGCTTCATGAACGAGTACCCGGTGGCCCGCATGTGGCGCGACTCCAAGATCCTGGAGATCGGCGAGGGCACGAGTGAGGTACAGCGGATGCTGATCGCTCGGGAGTTGGGGTTGGTCGGCTGA
- a CDS encoding hydroxymethylglutaryl-CoA lyase: MTLPMVVPEAGLPTRVRIHEVGARDGLQNEKSSVPTDVKAEFIHRLAGAGLTTIEATSFVHPKWVPQLADAEELFPRLAEVEADLPVLVPNERGLERALALGATRIAVFASASESFAKANLNRTMDEALAMFEPTVARGKEAGLHVRGYLSMCFGDPWEGAVPVPQVVRVCRALLDMGCDELSLGDTIGVATPGHVRALLRALNEEGVSTSVLGVHFHDTYGQALANTYAALVHGVTTVDASAGGLGGCPYAKSATGNLATEDLVWMLQGLGIDTGVDLGRLVATSAWMADHLGRPSPSRTVRALSHKEQ, translated from the coding sequence ATGACACTCCCCATGGTCGTACCGGAGGCGGGCCTGCCGACCCGCGTCCGTATCCACGAGGTCGGCGCGCGCGACGGTCTACAGAACGAGAAGTCGAGCGTCCCGACGGACGTCAAGGCGGAGTTCATCCACCGCCTGGCCGGCGCGGGCCTGACGACGATCGAGGCGACGAGTTTCGTCCACCCCAAGTGGGTGCCCCAACTGGCGGACGCCGAGGAGCTGTTCCCGCGGCTGGCCGAGGTGGAGGCGGATCTCCCGGTCCTGGTCCCGAACGAACGCGGCCTGGAGCGCGCCCTGGCGCTGGGGGCGACCCGGATCGCCGTCTTCGCCAGCGCCAGCGAGTCGTTCGCGAAGGCCAACCTCAACCGCACGATGGACGAGGCGCTGGCCATGTTCGAGCCGACGGTGGCGCGCGGGAAGGAGGCGGGCCTCCATGTCCGCGGCTACCTCTCCATGTGCTTCGGCGACCCGTGGGAGGGCGCGGTGCCGGTCCCGCAGGTCGTCCGGGTCTGCCGGGCGCTGCTCGACATGGGCTGCGACGAGTTGAGCCTGGGCGACACGATCGGCGTGGCGACCCCGGGCCATGTGCGGGCGCTGCTGCGGGCGTTGAACGAGGAGGGCGTCTCCACGTCCGTGCTCGGCGTGCACTTCCACGACACGTACGGGCAGGCGCTCGCCAACACCTACGCGGCCCTCGTGCACGGCGTCACCACGGTGGACGCCTCCGCCGGCGGCCTCGGCGGCTGCCCGTACGCCAAGTCCGCCACCGGCAATCTCGCCACCGAAGACCTCGTGTGGATGCTGCAAGGCCTCGGCATCGACACCGGAGTCGACCTCGGCCGTCTAGTCGCCACCAGCGCCTGGATGGCCGACCACCTGGGCCGACCCAGCCCGTCCCGCACCGTTCGAGCCCTGTCCCACAAGGAGCAGTGA
- a CDS encoding acetyl/propionyl/methylcrotonyl-CoA carboxylase subunit alpha: MFDTVLVANRGEIAVRVIRTLRALGVRSVAVFSDADADARHVREADTAVRLGPAPAAESYLSVERLLEAALSTGAQAVHPGYGFLAENAAFARACADAGLVFIGPPAEAISLMGDKIRAKETVDAAGVPVVPGGRDPELASAAQELGAPVLLKPSAGGGGKGMRLVRDLELLDDEIAAARREARASFGDDTLLVERWIDRPRHIEIQVLADGHGNVIHLGERECSLQRRHQKIIEEAPSVLLDEATRAAMGEAAVQAARSCGYRGAGTVEFIVPGNDPSSYYFMEMNTRLQVEHPVTELITGLDLVEWQLRVAAGEPLPFGQDDVRLTGHAVEARICAEDPARGFLPSGGTVVRLHEPQGDGVRTDSGLSEGVEVGSLYDPMLSKVIAYGPDRATAIRKLRAALADTVTLGVQTNAGFLRRLLAHPAVVAGELDTGLVEREVDGLVATDVPEEVYEAAAAVRLETLKPRGKDGDGWTDPFSVPSGWRLGGTPKPVAFHLRVQDPVEYTPRGAATVTDDRVSVLLDGVRHTFHRAADWLGRDGDAWHVRDHDPVAASLSGAAHAGADSLTAPMPGTVTVVKVAVGDEVAAGQSLLVVEAMKMEHVISAPHAGTVAELDVKPGATVAMDQVLAVITPVEDET, encoded by the coding sequence ATGTTCGACACCGTACTCGTGGCCAACCGGGGCGAGATCGCCGTCCGCGTCATCCGGACCCTGCGCGCGCTGGGCGTCCGGAGCGTCGCCGTCTTCTCCGACGCCGACGCGGACGCCCGGCACGTCCGGGAGGCCGACACGGCGGTACGGCTCGGTCCGGCACCGGCCGCCGAGAGCTATCTGTCGGTCGAGCGGCTGCTGGAGGCCGCTTTGTCGACGGGCGCCCAGGCCGTCCACCCCGGCTACGGCTTCCTCGCCGAGAACGCCGCCTTCGCCCGCGCGTGCGCCGATGCCGGGCTGGTCTTCATCGGCCCGCCCGCCGAGGCCATCTCCCTCATGGGCGACAAGATCCGCGCCAAGGAGACGGTGGACGCGGCGGGGGTGCCGGTGGTGCCCGGCGGCCGTGACCCCGAACTGGCCTCCGCCGCTCAGGAATTGGGCGCTCCGGTCCTGCTGAAGCCCTCGGCCGGCGGTGGCGGCAAGGGCATGCGGCTCGTGCGGGATCTGGAGCTGCTGGACGACGAGATCGCCGCCGCCCGCCGCGAGGCCCGCGCCTCCTTCGGCGACGACACGCTCCTGGTCGAGCGGTGGATCGACCGCCCCCGGCACATCGAGATCCAGGTCCTGGCCGACGGGCACGGCAACGTCATCCACCTGGGCGAGCGCGAGTGCTCGCTCCAGCGCCGCCACCAGAAGATCATCGAGGAGGCCCCGTCGGTCCTCCTGGACGAGGCCACGCGCGCGGCGATGGGCGAGGCGGCGGTCCAGGCGGCCCGCTCCTGCGGCTACCGGGGCGCGGGCACGGTGGAGTTCATCGTCCCCGGCAACGACCCCTCCTCCTACTACTTCATGGAGATGAACACCCGTCTCCAGGTGGAACACCCCGTCACCGAGCTCATCACCGGCCTGGACCTGGTGGAGTGGCAGCTGCGGGTGGCGGCGGGTGAACCGCTGCCGTTCGGGCAGGACGACGTACGGCTCACCGGGCACGCCGTCGAGGCGCGCATCTGCGCCGAGGACCCCGCGCGCGGCTTCCTCCCCTCCGGAGGCACGGTGGTGAGGCTGCACGAGCCGCAGGGCGACGGTGTCCGCACGGACTCCGGGCTCAGCGAGGGCGTGGAGGTCGGCAGCCTCTACGACCCGATGCTGTCCAAGGTGATCGCGTACGGCCCCGACCGCGCGACGGCGATCCGCAAGCTCCGCGCGGCTCTCGCGGACACCGTCACGCTGGGCGTGCAGACCAACGCGGGCTTCCTGCGCCGCCTCCTGGCCCATCCGGCGGTGGTGGCCGGCGAGTTGGACACGGGGCTGGTGGAGCGCGAGGTGGACGGTCTGGTCGCCACGGACGTACCGGAGGAGGTCTACGAGGCCGCGGCGGCCGTACGCCTGGAGACCCTGAAGCCCCGCGGCAAAGACGGCGACGGCTGGACGGACCCGTTCTCCGTGCCGAGCGGCTGGCGCCTGGGCGGCACCCCCAAGCCGGTCGCCTTCCATCTGCGCGTCCAGGACCCGGTGGAGTACACCCCGCGCGGCGCGGCGACCGTCACGGACGACCGGGTGAGCGTGCTGCTGGACGGTGTCCGGCACACCTTCCACCGGGCCGCCGACTGGCTCGGTCGCGACGGCGACGCCTGGCACGTACGCGACCACGACCCGGTGGCCGCGTCCCTGTCCGGCGCGGCCCACGCGGGCGCCGACTCGCTGACCGCGCCCATGCCGGGGACGGTGACGGTGGTGAAGGTCGCCGTGGGGGACGAAGTGGCGGCGGGCCAGAGCCTGTTGGTGGTGGAGGCGATGAAGATGGAGCACGTCATCTCCGCGCCGCACGCGGGCACGGTCGCCGAACTGGACGTCAAGCCGGGCGCGACGGTCGCGATGGACCAGGTGCTGGCCGTCATCACCCCCGTGGAGGACGAGACATGA
- a CDS encoding carboxyl transferase domain-containing protein translates to MHEAPELTSAAEPASEAWRANEEAHLALVGELRGKLAAARLGGGEKARARHTARGKLLPRDRVDTLLDPGSPFLELAPLAADGLYEGQAPAAGVIAGIGRVSGRECVIVANDATVKGGTYYPMTVKKHLRAQEVALENRLPCLYLVDSGGAFLPMQDEVFPDRDHFGRIFYNQARMSGAGIPQIAAVLGSCTAGGAYVPAMSDEAVIVRNQGTIFLGGPPLVKAATGEVVTAEELGGGEVHSRVSGVTDHLAEDDAHALRIVRNIVATLPARGSLPWSVEPAVEPKIDPYGLYGAVPVDSRTPYDVREVIARVVDGSRFSEFKSEFGQTLVTGFARIHGHPVGIVANNGILFSESAQKGAHFIELCDQRGIPLVFLQNISGFMVGRSYEAGGIAKHGAKMVTAVACTRVPKLTVVVGGSYGAGNYSMCGRAYSPRFLWMWPNAKISVMGGEQAASVLATVKRDQLEARGENWAAEDEDAFKDPIRAQYDRQGNAYYATARLWDDGVIDPLETRQVLGLALTACANAPLGDPQFGVFRM, encoded by the coding sequence ATGCACGAGGCACCGGAGCTGACGAGCGCGGCAGAACCCGCGTCGGAGGCCTGGCGGGCCAACGAGGAGGCGCACCTCGCACTCGTCGGGGAGCTGCGCGGCAAGCTGGCCGCCGCCCGCCTGGGCGGAGGTGAGAAGGCGCGTGCCCGGCACACCGCGCGCGGCAAGCTGCTGCCGCGCGACCGCGTGGACACCCTCCTCGACCCGGGCTCGCCCTTCCTTGAGCTGGCCCCGCTCGCCGCCGACGGGCTGTACGAAGGCCAGGCCCCGGCCGCCGGTGTGATCGCCGGGATCGGGCGGGTCAGCGGGCGTGAGTGCGTGATCGTCGCCAACGACGCGACCGTCAAGGGCGGCACGTACTACCCGATGACGGTGAAGAAGCATCTGCGCGCCCAGGAAGTCGCCCTGGAGAACCGTCTGCCCTGTCTGTATCTGGTCGACTCCGGCGGAGCCTTCCTGCCCATGCAGGACGAGGTCTTCCCCGACCGCGACCACTTCGGGCGGATCTTCTACAACCAGGCCCGGATGTCGGGTGCCGGCATCCCCCAGATCGCCGCCGTCCTCGGCTCCTGCACGGCCGGCGGCGCCTATGTGCCGGCGATGAGCGACGAGGCCGTGATCGTCCGCAACCAGGGCACGATCTTCCTCGGCGGCCCGCCCCTGGTGAAGGCCGCCACCGGAGAGGTCGTCACCGCCGAGGAGCTGGGCGGCGGCGAGGTGCACTCCCGGGTCTCCGGCGTCACCGACCATCTCGCCGAGGACGACGCCCACGCCCTCAGGATCGTGCGGAACATCGTCGCCACGCTCCCCGCGCGCGGGTCCCTGCCGTGGTCCGTCGAGCCGGCCGTCGAGCCCAAGATCGACCCGTACGGGCTCTACGGCGCCGTCCCCGTCGACTCCCGCACCCCCTATGACGTACGCGAGGTCATCGCGCGCGTGGTCGACGGCTCGCGCTTCTCGGAGTTCAAGTCCGAGTTCGGGCAGACCCTGGTCACCGGCTTCGCCCGGATCCACGGCCACCCGGTCGGCATCGTCGCCAACAACGGCATCCTCTTCTCCGAGTCCGCCCAGAAGGGCGCCCACTTCATCGAGCTGTGCGACCAGCGCGGCATCCCGCTGGTGTTCCTACAGAACATCTCCGGGTTCATGGTGGGGCGTTCGTACGAGGCGGGCGGCATCGCCAAGCACGGCGCGAAGATGGTCACGGCCGTCGCCTGCACGCGCGTGCCGAAACTGACGGTGGTGGTCGGCGGCTCGTACGGCGCGGGCAACTACTCCATGTGCGGCCGGGCCTACTCCCCCCGCTTCCTGTGGATGTGGCCCAACGCCAAGATCTCGGTGATGGGCGGCGAACAGGCCGCGTCGGTCCTCGCGACCGTCAAGCGGGACCAGTTGGAGGCCCGCGGCGAGAACTGGGCCGCGGAGGACGAGGATGCCTTCAAGGATCCGATCCGTGCGCAGTACGACCGTCAGGGGAATGCCTACTACGCGACGGCCCGCCTGTGGGACGACGGGGTCATCGACCCCCTGGAGACCCGTCAGGTCCTGGGCCTGGCCCTGACCGCCTGCGCCAACGCGCCCCTGGGTGACCCCCAGTTCGGCGTCTTCCGGATGTGA
- a CDS encoding SACE_7040 family transcriptional regulator, whose amino-acid sequence MATRTDAPTRREQILKEAARLFAERGFHGVGVDEIGAAVGISGPGLYRHFAGKDAMLAELLVGISEQLLRGARRRLADADGSAAADVLDSLIEGHIDFALDDRPLITLHDRELDRLRDSDRKLVRQLQRQYVELWVEVVREVYPALTEPTARSAVHSVFGLLNSTPHLGRPGALPGRGVTAELLHRMARGAFGAAGA is encoded by the coding sequence ATGGCCACCAGAACCGACGCCCCCACCCGGCGCGAGCAGATCCTCAAGGAGGCCGCGCGCCTCTTCGCCGAGCGCGGCTTCCACGGCGTGGGCGTGGACGAGATAGGGGCCGCCGTCGGCATCAGCGGCCCCGGCCTCTACCGGCACTTCGCGGGCAAGGACGCGATGCTGGCGGAGCTGCTGGTGGGGATCAGTGAGCAACTGCTGCGGGGTGCGAGGCGGCGGCTGGCGGACGCGGACGGCTCCGCGGCGGCGGACGTCCTCGACTCCCTGATCGAGGGCCACATCGACTTCGCCCTGGACGATCGCCCCCTCATCACCCTCCACGACCGCGAGCTGGACCGCCTGCGCGACAGCGACCGCAAGCTGGTCCGCCAGCTCCAGCGGCAGTACGTCGAGCTGTGGGTGGAGGTCGTCCGCGAGGTCTACCCGGCGCTGACGGAGCCGACCGCGCGGTCCGCCGTGCACTCGGTCTTCGGCCTGCTGAACTCGACCCCGCATCTGGGACGGCCGGGCGCGCTCCCGGGGCGGGGTGTCACGGCGGAGCTGCTGCACCGGATGGCCCGGGGGGCGTTCGGGGCGGCGGGCGCGTGA
- a CDS encoding acyl-CoA dehydrogenase family protein: MRRTVFNEDHEAFRETLRAFIEAEVVPVYDEWFAAGQAPREFYYKLAELGLFGINVPEEFGGAGIDSYKFEAVMYEETARAGVHFGGSGVHVLLALPYIKMLATDEQKKRYLPKFVSAEEMWALAMTEPGTGSDLAGMKTTAKLSEDGTHYVLNGAKTFITGGVHADRVIVAARTAASTAEDRRHGISLFAVDTKAEGYSIGRKLDKLGLRTSDTAELAFVDVKVPVEDLLGEENKGFYYLGHNLASERWGIAFGAYAQAKAAVRFAQQYVTDRTVFGKPVATFQNTKFELAACKAEVDAAEAVADRATEALDAGELTPAEAASAKLFCTEVAHRVIDRCLQLHGGYGFMNEYPIARLYADNRVNRIYGGTNEIMKTIIAKDMGL; encoded by the coding sequence GTGCGCCGTACGGTGTTCAACGAGGACCACGAGGCGTTCCGGGAGACCCTCCGGGCCTTCATCGAGGCCGAGGTCGTCCCCGTTTACGACGAGTGGTTCGCGGCCGGCCAGGCGCCGCGCGAGTTCTACTACAAGCTCGCCGAGCTGGGCCTCTTCGGCATCAACGTGCCGGAGGAGTTCGGCGGCGCCGGCATCGACTCGTACAAGTTCGAGGCCGTGATGTACGAGGAGACGGCCCGCGCGGGCGTCCACTTCGGCGGCTCCGGTGTGCATGTGCTGCTCGCCCTGCCGTACATCAAGATGCTCGCCACCGACGAGCAGAAGAAGCGCTACCTGCCGAAGTTCGTCTCCGCCGAGGAGATGTGGGCGCTGGCGATGACCGAGCCGGGCACCGGCTCCGACCTCGCGGGCATGAAGACCACCGCCAAGCTGAGCGAGGACGGCACGCACTACGTCCTCAACGGTGCCAAGACCTTCATCACCGGTGGCGTGCACGCCGACCGTGTGATCGTGGCCGCCCGTACCGCCGCCTCCACCGCCGAGGACCGCCGGCACGGCATCTCCCTCTTCGCCGTGGACACCAAGGCCGAGGGCTACTCGATCGGCCGCAAGCTCGACAAGCTGGGCCTGCGCACCTCCGACACCGCCGAGCTGGCGTTCGTCGACGTGAAGGTGCCCGTCGAGGACCTGCTCGGCGAGGAGAACAAGGGCTTCTACTACCTCGGCCACAACCTGGCGTCCGAGCGCTGGGGCATCGCCTTCGGCGCCTACGCCCAGGCCAAGGCCGCCGTCCGGTTCGCCCAGCAGTACGTCACGGACCGCACGGTCTTCGGCAAGCCCGTCGCCACCTTCCAGAACACCAAGTTCGAGCTGGCCGCGTGCAAGGCCGAGGTCGACGCCGCCGAGGCGGTCGCCGACCGCGCCACCGAGGCGCTGGACGCGGGCGAGCTGACCCCGGCCGAGGCGGCCTCCGCGAAGCTGTTCTGCACCGAGGTCGCGCACCGCGTGATCGACCGCTGCCTCCAGCTGCACGGCGGCTACGGCTTCATGAACGAGTACCCGATCGCCCGCCTGTACGCGGACAACCGCGTCAACCGGATCTACGGCGGCACGAACGAGATCATGAAGACGATCATCGCCAAGGACATGGGTCTGTAA
- a CDS encoding acyl-CoA thioesterase produces the protein MSQALQDLLDLLDLEQIEENIFRGQSRPAIVPRVFGGQVAAQALVAAGRTVPEDRLAHSLHAYFLRPGDPGAPIVYTVERMNDGRSFTARRVVAVQHGQPIFALSASFQTYEEGFDHQAPMPAAPDPATLPTSHERLRGYDHIAPEVIGKFLEAREAIDLRYVDEPPYGKFGEPREPHSQVWFRTNGKLADDPLLHVVLATYVSDMTLLDSILLAHGRGGWATGDVVGASLDHAMWFHRPFRADEWLLYDQESPSAHGGRGLGQARIYTQDGQLAISVIQEGVVRAPRAR, from the coding sequence ATGAGTCAGGCACTTCAGGATCTCCTCGATCTGCTCGACCTGGAGCAGATCGAGGAGAACATCTTCCGCGGCCAGTCCCGGCCCGCCATCGTCCCGCGTGTCTTCGGCGGTCAGGTCGCGGCCCAGGCGCTCGTCGCCGCCGGGCGGACGGTCCCCGAGGACCGCCTCGCCCACTCCCTCCACGCGTACTTCCTGCGCCCCGGGGACCCGGGCGCGCCGATCGTCTACACGGTCGAGCGCATGAACGACGGCCGCTCCTTCACCGCCCGCCGGGTCGTCGCCGTCCAGCACGGCCAGCCGATCTTCGCGCTGTCGGCGTCCTTCCAGACGTACGAGGAAGGCTTCGACCACCAGGCCCCGATGCCGGCCGCCCCCGACCCCGCCACGCTCCCCACCTCGCACGAGCGGCTGCGCGGCTACGACCACATCGCCCCCGAGGTCATCGGGAAGTTCCTGGAGGCCCGCGAGGCGATCGACCTGCGCTACGTCGACGAGCCGCCGTACGGGAAGTTCGGCGAGCCGCGCGAGCCGCACTCGCAGGTCTGGTTCCGCACCAACGGCAAGCTCGCCGACGACCCCCTGCTGCATGTCGTCCTCGCCACCTACGTCTCCGACATGACCCTCCTCGACTCCATCCTGCTCGCGCACGGGCGCGGCGGCTGGGCGACCGGGGACGTCGTCGGCGCCTCCCTCGACCACGCCATGTGGTTCCACCGGCCCTTCCGCGCCGACGAATGGCTGCTGTACGACCAGGAGTCGCCGTCCGCGCACGGCGGCCGCGGGCTCGGCCAGGCGCGCATCTACACCCAGGACGGACAGCTCGCCATCTCGGTGATCCAGGAAGGCGTGGTCCGGGCTCCTCGCGCACGCTGA
- a CDS encoding cation diffusion facilitator family transporter, producing the protein MTAAEAKAKAAEAEQGGGESTFTVLVAAVANLGIALAKAVAGVISGSSAMLSEAAHSVADTVTEVLLLTALKRSEKPADEEHPLGHGPERYIWAMLAAVATFVGGAVFSLYDGIHTLVEGEDLGDPLISYIVLGVAFLLEGYSLRTGLKQARGEAARFRAPFKLYLRHTPDTAVKAVVLEDSAALIGLALAAGGLLGGQLTGSGVWDGVASLLIGLLLLCVAWVLGRSNAELLIGRPLPRPMRERIRAELLAVEHIEAVLELTTLVQGPREALVAAKVDFRDVSTAAQIEWACEQAELRLRAAFPGVSRVYLDPTPGHAQQRTEGLNPWP; encoded by the coding sequence ATGACGGCAGCGGAAGCGAAGGCGAAAGCGGCGGAAGCCGAACAGGGCGGCGGCGAGAGCACCTTCACGGTGCTCGTGGCCGCCGTCGCCAACCTCGGGATCGCCCTCGCCAAGGCGGTCGCCGGTGTGATCAGCGGCTCCAGCGCGATGCTCTCCGAGGCCGCGCACTCGGTCGCCGACACCGTCACCGAGGTCCTGCTGCTCACCGCCCTGAAGCGCAGCGAGAAACCCGCCGACGAGGAGCATCCCCTCGGCCACGGCCCCGAGCGCTACATCTGGGCCATGCTGGCCGCCGTCGCCACCTTCGTCGGCGGCGCGGTCTTCTCCCTGTACGACGGCATCCACACCCTCGTCGAGGGCGAGGACCTCGGCGACCCGCTCATCTCGTACATCGTCCTCGGCGTCGCCTTCCTCCTGGAGGGCTACTCGCTGCGGACGGGACTGAAGCAGGCCCGCGGGGAGGCGGCCCGCTTCCGGGCGCCGTTCAAGCTCTACCTCCGCCACACCCCGGACACCGCCGTGAAGGCCGTCGTCCTGGAGGACTCCGCCGCGCTGATCGGCCTCGCGCTCGCCGCGGGCGGACTGCTCGGCGGCCAGCTCACCGGTTCCGGTGTCTGGGACGGGGTCGCCTCGCTGCTCATCGGGCTGTTGCTGCTGTGCGTGGCGTGGGTGCTCGGGCGGTCCAACGCCGAGCTGCTGATCGGCCGTCCGCTGCCGCGGCCGATGCGGGAGCGGATCAGGGCCGAGCTGCTGGCGGTGGAGCACATCGAGGCCGTGCTGGAGCTGACGACCCTGGTCCAGGGGCCGCGCGAGGCGCTGGTCGCCGCCAAGGTCGACTTCCGGGACGTGTCGACGGCGGCCCAGATCGAGTGGGCCTGCGAACAGGCCGAGCTACGGCTGCGGGCCGCGTTCCCCGGCGTGAGCAGGGTCTACCTGGACCCGACGCCGGGGCATGCGCAGCAGCGCACGGAGGGGCTGAACCCCTGGCCGTAG
- a CDS encoding phosphatase — protein MPIPGTPSRAELVDHLVRTRIAGDVATPRENNLSHYRQLANGNRHYWLGLELGDRWSDEQDVLAVMAERVGVNDDPEYRYGQDTIDPELTVDGLERMAARLRKAAEGAQRVLFATGHPGGLLEVHHSTAAALRAAGCEIVVIPEGLQTEEGYVMQFADVAMLEHGASLWHTHSGEPMKAILTGMEREGRPLPDLVVADHGWAGYAAQHGVDSVGYADCNDPALFVGEAEGTVQVTVPLDDHVVSPRHYDPMTAYLLAEAGLVP, from the coding sequence ATGCCGATACCCGGGACTCCCAGCCGCGCCGAGCTCGTCGACCACCTCGTACGAACCCGCATCGCGGGCGACGTCGCGACGCCCCGAGAGAACAACCTCTCCCACTACCGTCAGCTCGCGAACGGCAACCGCCACTACTGGCTCGGCCTGGAGCTCGGCGACCGCTGGAGCGACGAGCAGGACGTGCTCGCGGTGATGGCGGAGCGGGTGGGTGTCAACGACGATCCCGAGTACCGGTACGGCCAGGACACCATCGACCCCGAGCTGACGGTGGACGGGTTGGAGCGGATGGCGGCGCGGCTGCGGAAGGCCGCCGAGGGAGCGCAGCGGGTGCTGTTCGCCACCGGTCACCCGGGCGGTCTGCTGGAGGTGCACCACTCCACCGCCGCCGCGCTGCGGGCGGCCGGCTGCGAGATCGTCGTCATCCCGGAGGGGCTCCAGACGGAGGAGGGGTACGTCATGCAGTTCGCGGACGTGGCGATGCTGGAGCACGGCGCCTCGCTGTGGCACACCCACTCGGGCGAGCCGATGAAGGCCATCCTGACGGGCATGGAGCGCGAGGGGCGTCCGCTGCCCGACCTCGTCGTCGCCGACCACGGCTGGGCGGGGTACGCCGCCCAGCACGGCGTGGACTCCGTCGGGTACGCCGACTGCAACGACCCCGCCCTCTTCGTCGGCGAGGCGGAGGGCACCGTCCAGGTGACGGTCCCCCTCGACGACCATGTCGTCAGCCCGCGCCACTACGACCCGATGACGGCGTATCTGCTGGCGGAGGCCGGCCTCGTCCCGTAG